One Acidobacteriota bacterium genomic window, TGATCCAACCTTCGTCCGTCTGCGGTTTCTCGAGAAAAGCAGTCGCACGATCGCCGTCAAGCTTCAGAGTTCCAAAGCGGCCCGGCGGTCGAACCGCTGTGACCGTCGCCTTTGCTCCCATCTGGCGGTGAAAGTCCACCAGCGCGGAGAGGTCGATGTCGGCGACACCGTCGCCATACGTGAGACAGAAGCTGCCGTTGTCCAGGTAACTGCGGACTCGGGCCAGTCGCCCGCCAGTCATCGTGTCCGAACCCGTATCCACCAACGCGATTTTCCATGGTTCTACCTTCTGGTGATGGACGATCATGTCGTTCTTCGTCAGATCGAGGGTCACGTCGGACATGTGCAGTAAATAGTTCGCAAAGTACTCCTTGATGACGTAGCCCTTGTACCCGAGGCAGATCACAAACTCGGTGAAACCGTGATAGGAATACAGTTTCATGATGTGCCAGAGCACAGGAAGTCCACCAATTCGGATCATCGGCTTCGGAGTCACCTCCGTCTCTTCCGATAGACGTGTTCCGTATCCACCTGCGAGAATGACGACCTTCATCGGACCCTCTCATGAACCATCAGACCAGATGCGTAGGTTAACATCTCTTCACCCCCTCACGATGGCTCGAGACCGACGATCGAAACTGATACGATGCACTGCGGGTCGTGCCTTCGACGTCATCGTCGATCTCGGGGCTGAATCGCCAGGTTTCTTCGCTGCTACGGGGTCGAATTGAGCGCGGTCAAAGGGGTCGCGATGTACGTTACCGAACGGTTCGCTCACGGTTTCCAGACACTGGAAGACGATACCGAACTGTTTTATCAGATGAGTCAGTTCCACCATCCGGAATCGGCCAGAGGTTTTCGGTGGGACGATCCAGCCCAGGGAGTCGCCTGGCCCCGGATCGACGCACGCACGATCTCGGCGGCGGATCACGCGTTACCCCCTCTCGTGCCTTCGGAGCTCGCTGGCCAGTTTCCCCCGGAGTAATCAAGGGAGGTCCTTTGTCTATCGAAGACCCGCTCGATCCCCAGAGGATTCACGAAATGGCTTCCAGCCAGGAGGTGCGAGATATCGCCGCCCAGTTCATCAATCGGACTGCGCCTTACAAGTACGTCTACAACTTCAAGTGGCTCGGACGCCCCGTGATTCAGTTCCCGCAGGATCTGATCGCCATTCAGGAGATCGTCTGGAACGTGCAGCCCGCATTCATCATCGAGACCGGCGTCGCCCACGGCGGCTCGCTCGTGTTCCACGCGTCTATCCTGGAGCTGATCGGGAAAGGTCGGGTGATCGGGATCGAAGTCGAACTGCGGGAGCACAACCGGCTCGCTTTGGACGCACATCCCCTGGGGCACCGCGTCGAACTGGTGGAAGGATCCTCGCTCGACGCCAATGTCGTGAGAGAGGTCTCCCGGTTGGTCGGGGGGGAGGGGCCGGTTCTGGTGATTCTCGATTCCAATCACACGCATGAACACGTTCTCGAGGAGCTGAGGGTATATTCGCGGTTCGTCACCCGTGGGAGTTATCTCATCGTCCTCGACACCATCGTCGAGATGATGCCGGAGGACGCTTTTCCGGACCGCCCGTGGTCCCGAGGTAACAACCCTTACACAGCGGTTCAGCAGTTCCTCGG contains:
- the rfbF gene encoding glucose-1-phosphate cytidylyltransferase, with amino-acid sequence MKVVILAGGYGTRLSEETEVTPKPMIRIGGLPVLWHIMKLYSYHGFTEFVICLGYKGYVIKEYFANYLLHMSDVTLDLTKNDMIVHHQKVEPWKIALVDTGSDTMTGGRLARVRSYLDNGSFCLTYGDGVADIDLSALVDFHRQMGAKATVTAVRPPGRFGTLKLDGDRATAFLEKPQTDEGWISGGFFVLEPSVFELISGDAVMWEREPLESLAREGELSVYRHQGFWQPMDTLREKRLLEQMWKEDRAPWKVWT
- a CDS encoding cephalosporin hydroxylase family protein, with the translated sequence MASSQEVRDIAAQFINRTAPYKYVYNFKWLGRPVIQFPQDLIAIQEIVWNVQPAFIIETGVAHGGSLVFHASILELIGKGRVIGIEVELREHNRLALDAHPLGHRVELVEGSSLDANVVREVSRLVGGEGPVLVILDSNHTHEHVLEELRVYSRFVTRGSYLIVLDTIVEMMPEDAFPDRPWSRGNNPYTAVQQFLGETPRFEVDPLYPEKLLITSAPGGYLLCVEEQE